Proteins from a single region of Segatella copri:
- the glmM gene encoding phosphoglucosamine mutase codes for MTLIKSISGIRGTIGGPAGDTLNPLDIVKFTSAYATFIRRSGASESNTIVVGRDARISGEMVKNVVCGTLMGMGYDVLNIGLATTPTTELAVTMSGAAGGIIITASHNPRQWNALKLLNEKGEFLTAANGNEVLGIAEKEDFDYADVDHLGKYTEDNTFNKRHIDSVLALKLVDVEAIRNAHFKVCVDSINSVGGVILPELLDALGVAYTFLNGEPTGDFAHNPEPLEKNLGGIMDELKKGGYDMGIVVDPDVDRLAFICEDGKMFGEEYTLVSVADYVLSKTPGNTVSNLSSTRALRDVTEKHGGKYTAAAVGEVNVTTKMKDVHAVIGGEGNGGVIYPESHYGRDALVGIALFLSSLAHKGCKVSELRASFPNYFIAKNRIDLTPSTDVDAILLKVKEMYGKEKDVTVTDIDGVKLDFPDKWVHLRKSNTEPIIRVYSEASTMEQADELGKKLMQVVYDMQ; via the coding sequence ATGACACTGATTAAGTCAATTTCTGGTATCCGCGGTACTATCGGCGGTCCAGCGGGCGATACTTTGAATCCGCTCGATATCGTAAAGTTCACTTCAGCATACGCTACCTTCATTCGCCGTAGCGGTGCTTCAGAGAGTAATACCATCGTTGTAGGCCGTGATGCACGCATCTCTGGCGAGATGGTAAAAAACGTGGTTTGTGGAACCCTCATGGGTATGGGCTACGATGTGTTGAACATCGGCCTGGCTACAACTCCTACCACCGAACTTGCTGTTACCATGAGTGGTGCAGCCGGCGGTATCATCATCACAGCTTCTCACAACCCACGCCAGTGGAATGCCCTCAAGCTCCTCAACGAGAAGGGTGAGTTCCTTACTGCAGCTAATGGTAACGAGGTGCTGGGTATTGCAGAGAAGGAAGACTTCGACTATGCGGATGTAGATCATCTCGGAAAATATACTGAAGACAATACCTTCAACAAGCGCCATATCGACTCAGTACTTGCTTTGAAGCTCGTTGATGTAGAGGCTATCAGAAATGCTCATTTCAAGGTTTGTGTAGATTCCATCAACTCTGTTGGTGGCGTTATTCTCCCTGAGTTGCTCGATGCGCTCGGTGTAGCATATACTTTCCTCAATGGTGAGCCTACAGGCGACTTCGCTCATAATCCGGAGCCATTGGAGAAGAACCTCGGTGGTATCATGGATGAGTTGAAGAAGGGTGGCTACGATATGGGTATCGTTGTAGACCCTGATGTTGACCGTCTGGCTTTCATCTGCGAAGATGGCAAGATGTTTGGCGAAGAGTATACCTTGGTAAGTGTGGCAGATTACGTGTTGAGCAAGACTCCAGGCAATACCGTCAGCAACCTTTCATCTACCCGTGCCCTCCGTGATGTTACAGAGAAGCATGGTGGCAAGTACACCGCAGCTGCTGTAGGCGAGGTGAATGTAACTACCAAGATGAAGGATGTTCACGCCGTTATCGGTGGTGAAGGAAATGGTGGAGTTATCTATCCAGAGAGCCATTACGGTCGTGATGCCCTCGTTGGTATCGCCCTCTTCCTGAGCAGTCTGGCTCACAAGGGCTGCAAGGTGAGCGAGCTCCGTGCCAGCTTCCCTAACTATTTCATCGCCAAGAACCGCATCGACCTGACTCCATCTACCGATGTAGATGCGATCCTCTTGAAGGTTAAGGAGATGTATGGTAAGGAGAAGGATGTCACCGTAACAGATATCGATGGCGTCAAGCTCGATTTCCCTGACAAGTGGGTTCACCTCCGCAAGAGTAATACCGAGCCTATCATCCGCGTATATAGCGAGGCCTCTACCATGGAGCAGGCTGATGAACTGGGCAAGAAAC
- a CDS encoding DUF4827 domain-containing protein: MKKFLFAMIAFAAVLSFAACNDSETYKDKRDRELDSISSFLRKENIKVISEDEFTRRWNDNQRLTDTAKNNNEWVLFNSNGIYMQVIDQGCGDYIKKGETADVLVRFDEYNLSYAAEMSNKCLTLSNNVPAYSYYVDKMSVTNTSGTFTGSFVNPKASLMALTYNSSYTGISSTVPSGWLIPFSWVKIGRPKTDDDRIAHVRLLVPHSYGTTSASGSVQACVYDMTLQKGR, from the coding sequence ATGAAGAAATTTTTGTTTGCAATGATTGCTTTCGCGGCTGTTTTATCGTTTGCCGCATGCAATGATAGTGAGACTTATAAGGATAAGCGCGACAGAGAGCTTGATTCTATCAGCTCCTTCTTGCGTAAGGAAAATATTAAGGTCATCTCTGAGGATGAGTTCACCAGACGTTGGAATGATAATCAAAGGTTGACAGATACAGCAAAGAACAACAACGAATGGGTACTTTTCAACAGTAACGGTATCTACATGCAGGTGATTGACCAGGGATGTGGCGACTATATCAAGAAGGGCGAAACGGCAGATGTGCTGGTCCGTTTTGATGAGTATAACCTTTCGTATGCTGCAGAAATGAGCAATAAGTGTCTCACGCTTTCAAACAATGTTCCTGCTTATTCCTATTATGTAGATAAGATGAGCGTTACCAATACTTCCGGTACTTTCACCGGTTCTTTCGTTAATCCTAAAGCCAGTCTGATGGCTCTTACCTATAATTCCAGCTATACTGGTATAAGTTCTACCGTACCTAGCGGTTGGCTCATCCCGTTCTCTTGGGTTAAGATAGGCAGACCAAAGACTGATGATGACCGCATCGCTCATGTCCGCCTGCTTGTACCTCATTCTTACGGTACCACATCGGCATCGGGCAGTGTGCAGGCATGTGTCTACGACATGACCCTGCAGAAAGGAAGATAA
- a CDS encoding DHH family phosphoesterase → MNINILTDQEAAILRETIAASHRIVVCAHKSPDGDAIGSSLGWAGYLRSLGKKVDICVPDMVPDSISWLPGAAGILRYDRQPELVQRAFDEADLVCCVDFSSEGRLDEMDHVLLGCKTQRVIIDHHLAPNLEAKLLVSQPHASSASDLVFRVVWQLGGFPQMDQTWATCIYCGMMTDTGGFTYNSTQPYIYYIICLLLTKNIDKDKIYRNVFNNARIPAVRFRGYLMNEKLQVVEGLHASFYTVTRKELKKYDFIKGDLEGLVNVPLTIKGHKLSISLREDTDIDNRILVSLRSVDDFPCNKMAAEFFNGGGHRNASGGKLLCSIQEAEQIALKAILAYADMLK, encoded by the coding sequence ATAAACATTAATATATTGACAGATCAGGAAGCCGCTATTCTCCGAGAGACGATAGCGGCTTCTCATCGTATTGTCGTTTGTGCACATAAGTCGCCAGACGGTGATGCCATCGGCTCTTCTTTGGGATGGGCTGGTTATCTTCGCTCTTTGGGTAAGAAAGTTGACATTTGTGTGCCGGATATGGTACCGGATTCTATTTCCTGGTTGCCTGGAGCTGCCGGTATCCTGCGATATGACAGACAGCCTGAACTGGTGCAGCGAGCTTTTGATGAAGCCGACCTGGTATGCTGTGTTGACTTTAGCAGCGAGGGACGTCTTGATGAGATGGATCATGTATTGTTGGGTTGCAAGACTCAGCGTGTCATCATCGACCACCATCTGGCTCCTAATCTTGAGGCTAAGCTGCTGGTTTCGCAGCCACATGCCAGCAGTGCCAGCGACCTGGTATTCCGTGTAGTCTGGCAGTTGGGAGGTTTCCCACAGATGGATCAGACCTGGGCTACCTGCATCTATTGCGGCATGATGACCGATACGGGCGGTTTCACCTATAATTCTACCCAGCCTTATATCTATTACATCATCTGCTTGCTGCTTACTAAGAACATCGACAAGGATAAGATTTACCGTAATGTCTTCAATAATGCCCGTATTCCGGCAGTCCGGTTCCGTGGCTATCTGATGAATGAAAAGCTGCAGGTAGTAGAGGGACTTCATGCCAGTTTCTATACCGTGACCCGTAAAGAGTTGAAGAAGTATGACTTTATCAAGGGTGACCTGGAAGGACTGGTTAACGTACCTCTTACCATCAAGGGACACAAACTCTCCATTTCTCTTCGTGAAGATACAGATATAGACAATCGCATATTGGTAAGTCTCCGTTCGGTAGACGATTTCCCATGCAATAAGATGGCAGCCGAGTTCTTCAATGGTGGCGGTCATCGCAATGCTTCTGGTGGCAAATTGCTTTGCAGCATACAGGAGGCAGAGCAGATAGCACTGAAGGCTATCCTGGCATACGCTGATATGCTGAAGTAA
- a CDS encoding nucleotidyltransferase produces the protein MKPTLLLLAAGMGSRYGGLKQLDGLGPNGETIMDYSIYDAIQAGFGKIVFVIRKDFEDQFREKILSKYEGHIPAELCFQALDDLPEGFSVPEGREKPWGTNHAVLMAKDIIKEPFCVINCDDFYNRDCFMVIGKFLSELPEGSKNRYAMVGFRVGNTLSENGTVARGICSKDADENLTTCVERTEIMRIDGKVSYKDEQGEWVAVGDNTPVSMNVWGFTPDYFQHSEEYFKEFLSDPKNMENKKAEFFIPLMVNKLINEGTATVKVLDTTSKWFGVTYAADRQSVVDKIQHLIDEGVYPNKLF, from the coding sequence ATGAAACCTACGTTATTGCTTCTGGCTGCCGGTATGGGTAGCCGTTATGGTGGTTTGAAACAGCTTGATGGTCTGGGTCCTAATGGTGAGACTATCATGGACTACAGCATCTATGATGCTATTCAGGCTGGTTTTGGAAAGATCGTATTCGTTATCCGCAAGGACTTCGAAGATCAGTTCCGTGAGAAGATTCTTTCAAAGTATGAGGGTCATATTCCTGCAGAACTTTGCTTCCAGGCATTGGATGATCTCCCTGAGGGATTCTCTGTACCAGAAGGTCGTGAGAAGCCATGGGGTACAAACCATGCTGTTCTGATGGCAAAGGATATCATCAAGGAACCTTTCTGCGTAATCAACTGCGATGACTTCTACAACCGCGATTGCTTCATGGTAATCGGCAAGTTCCTCTCTGAACTTCCAGAGGGCAGCAAGAACCGTTATGCCATGGTTGGTTTCCGTGTAGGTAATACCTTGAGTGAGAATGGTACCGTAGCTCGCGGCATCTGCTCTAAGGATGCTGATGAGAACCTTACTACCTGTGTAGAGCGTACCGAGATCATGCGTATCGACGGTAAGGTATCTTACAAGGACGAGCAGGGCGAGTGGGTTGCTGTTGGCGACAATACTCCTGTTTCCATGAACGTTTGGGGCTTCACACCTGATTACTTCCAGCATAGTGAGGAGTACTTCAAGGAGTTCTTGAGTGATCCTAAGAATATGGAAAATAAGAAGGCTGAGTTCTTCATCCCATTGATGGTCAACAAACTCATCAATGAGGGTACAGCTACCGTTAAGGTGCTCGATACTACCAGCAAGTGGTTTGGTGTAACTTATGCAGCCGACCGCCAGAGTGTTGTTGATAAGATCCAGCATCTTATCGATGAGGGTGTTTATCCTAACAAGCTCTTCTAA
- the tamL gene encoding translocation and assembly module lipoprotein TamL, with translation MKQQNRLYIIIYVAALLMLSGQLITGCSSTSALKEDEQLFTGLVPIEYKNYEKGAYADSTITEMEYALASAPNGALFGSSYYRTPFPVRLWIWNAFSQSDGALAKWITKVFGSKPKLMANVNPQLRAQVAEHQLDKYGYFNGKVTYDVLTQSNPKKAKVAYQVDFGHLWTLDSMAYLNFPAKSKQFIDASMNKALIRKGSPFNVANMESERQRITRLFRNRGYYFYQNSYASYLADTVNVPGKVQLRLMMADSVDDRATRQWYIGKIHVNFRKQYMEELKDSFVRSYLSFHYNGRKMPIRPGIVLQSLRLRPRELYRVRTEERAKTGLQEMGLFSYSSIQFTPRSVQTLDSLGNVVYRDTLDANIDLVFDKPYDFYVEANARGKTTGRVGPELVVGLTKRNAFHGGEKLTVNLHGSHEWQTVSQAGGGSTRINSYEYGSDVSVEFPRIITPWNMFRTMEQNERRYRAGHMPTKYRGVPTTTIKASMNVLNRASYFRRHVAAGELTYAWSTSYQHQHSFSPLILSYEFMNSRTAAFDSILALHPYLQISMRDQFVPKMSYTYTYRSPRRYRHPITWSTTISEAANILSLGYMAAGKGWNEKDKKMFKNPFAQFLKLETDFVKYWRITQDGTLVGHVNAGIIWSYGNAENAPYYEQFYIGGANSVRAFNVRSIGPGRYQPTNSKYSYIDQTGDIKFLMNLEYRQKVWGDLYGALFLDAGNVWTLRNHEYSPLGKFDVDKFFRQLAVGTGVGVRYDMGMFVIRVDWGIGLHVPYDTGKSGIYNIRRFKDAQSLHFAVGYPF, from the coding sequence ATGAAACAGCAGAACAGGTTATACATTATTATATATGTGGCAGCATTGCTGATGTTGTCGGGGCAGCTCATAACGGGTTGCTCTTCAACCAGTGCGCTGAAAGAAGACGAGCAGCTGTTTACGGGGCTGGTACCTATCGAGTATAAGAACTACGAGAAGGGAGCTTATGCTGATTCTACCATCACCGAGATGGAGTATGCCCTGGCTTCGGCTCCGAACGGTGCCTTGTTCGGAAGCAGCTATTACCGCACACCGTTCCCTGTGCGCCTGTGGATATGGAATGCTTTCTCTCAGTCGGATGGAGCACTGGCTAAGTGGATAACCAAGGTATTCGGTTCCAAACCTAAGCTGATGGCGAATGTGAATCCGCAGCTCCGTGCCCAGGTAGCCGAGCATCAGCTCGATAAATATGGCTATTTTAACGGTAAGGTGACTTATGATGTGCTGACACAGAGCAATCCGAAGAAGGCGAAGGTTGCCTATCAGGTAGACTTCGGTCATCTCTGGACGCTTGATTCTATGGCTTATCTCAACTTCCCAGCCAAGAGCAAGCAGTTTATAGATGCTTCCATGAACAAGGCGCTCATACGGAAGGGGAGTCCTTTCAATGTCGCCAACATGGAATCGGAACGTCAGCGTATCACCCGTCTGTTCCGCAACAGGGGCTATTATTTCTATCAGAACAGTTATGCTTCTTATCTTGCCGATACCGTGAATGTGCCCGGCAAGGTGCAGTTGCGGCTGATGATGGCAGACAGCGTGGACGATAGGGCTACCCGCCAGTGGTATATCGGAAAGATTCATGTTAATTTCAGAAAGCAGTATATGGAGGAGTTGAAGGATTCCTTTGTGCGCAGCTATCTGAGTTTCCATTATAATGGAAGAAAGATGCCGATACGTCCGGGCATCGTTTTGCAGAGCCTGCGCCTGCGTCCCCGTGAACTGTATCGGGTACGTACCGAGGAGCGTGCCAAGACCGGACTTCAGGAGATGGGACTCTTCAGCTATTCCAGCATCCAGTTTACCCCCCGTTCGGTGCAAACCCTCGACAGTCTGGGCAATGTAGTATATCGTGATACCCTGGATGCCAATATCGACCTGGTATTCGACAAGCCATACGATTTCTATGTCGAGGCAAATGCCCGCGGCAAAACGACCGGTAGAGTAGGACCGGAGTTGGTAGTGGGTCTTACCAAGCGCAATGCTTTTCATGGAGGCGAGAAACTTACTGTCAACCTACATGGTTCGCATGAGTGGCAAACCGTCAGTCAGGCTGGTGGAGGTTCTACCCGCATCAATTCCTATGAATACGGATCGGATGTTTCCGTAGAGTTCCCTCGCATCATCACGCCTTGGAATATGTTCAGAACGATGGAGCAGAATGAGCGCAGATACCGTGCCGGGCATATGCCTACCAAATATCGGGGTGTGCCAACTACTACCATCAAGGCTTCGATGAATGTTCTGAACAGAGCCAGCTATTTCCGACGTCATGTGGCAGCGGGCGAGTTAACCTATGCGTGGTCTACCTCTTACCAGCATCAGCATTCTTTCAGTCCGCTGATTCTCTCTTATGAGTTTATGAACAGCCGCACAGCCGCTTTCGATAGCATCCTCGCCCTGCATCCTTATCTTCAGATATCGATGCGCGACCAGTTTGTGCCTAAGATGAGTTACACCTATACTTATCGCAGTCCGCGCCGTTACCGCCATCCTATCACCTGGTCAACCACCATCAGCGAGGCAGCCAATATCCTTTCGCTCGGTTACATGGCGGCCGGCAAGGGATGGAACGAGAAAGACAAGAAGATGTTCAAGAATCCGTTTGCTCAGTTCCTGAAACTGGAGACTGATTTCGTGAAATATTGGCGTATCACCCAGGATGGTACGCTGGTGGGACATGTCAATGCCGGCATTATCTGGAGTTATGGCAATGCCGAGAATGCTCCTTATTATGAGCAGTTCTATATCGGTGGTGCCAACAGTGTGCGTGCCTTTAATGTGAGAAGCATCGGGCCGGGCAGATACCAGCCTACCAACAGCAAGTATTCGTATATCGACCAGACGGGCGACATCAAGTTTCTGATGAATCTGGAATACCGTCAGAAGGTATGGGGCGATCTCTATGGAGCCCTTTTCCTGGATGCAGGTAATGTGTGGACCTTACGCAACCATGAGTACAGTCCGCTCGGCAAGTTTGATGTAGACAAGTTTTTCCGGCAGCTGGCGGTAGGCACCGGTGTCGGTGTGCGTTATGACATGGGTATGTTTGTGATACGTGTCGACTGGGGTATCGGTCTGCATGTTCCTTACGATACCGGCAAGAGTGGCATCTATAACATCCGTCGGTTTAAGGATGCTCAGAGTCTGCATTTCGCTGTGGGTTATCCTTTCTAG